In Erigeron canadensis isolate Cc75 chromosome 1, C_canadensis_v1, whole genome shotgun sequence, a single window of DNA contains:
- the LOC122590845 gene encoding uncharacterized protein LOC122590845 — translation MRKEMFLRIARDIHSFNNVQPLRKHFQFFHKGATDASGRPDFNIFQKCTSAIRQLAYSYKADALDEYLQMAQNTGYQCLDAFCKCVIYLYRDEYLRRPTEADIERLTAKHAKVHRFPGMFGSIDCIHWGWRNCHVPWQGQYTRGDKGHPTIMLEAVASYDLWIWHAYFGLVGSNNDINVFNESDLFDDLLQDKAPKVEFSVNGSQFGKGILHYYLADGIYPE, via the coding sequence ATGCGAAAGGAAATGTTTCTCCGCATAGCGCGAGATATACACTCCTTTAACAACGTTCAACCGCTACGGAAACACTTTCAGTTTTTCCACAAAGGCGCAACAGATGCTTCTGGTCGTCCCGATtttaacattttccagaaatgCACTTCTGCAATACGCCAGTTAGCGTATAGTTATAAGGCTGATGCTTTGGATGAGTACTTGCAAATGGCGCAAAATACGGGCTACCAGTGTTTAGACGCTTTCTGTAAGTGTGTGATATACCTATATCGTGACGAGTACTTGAGAAGGCCAACAGAAGCAGATATCGAGCGGTTAACTGCTAAACATGCTAAGGTTCATCGTTTTCCTGGTATGTTTGGTAGCATAGATTGCATTCATTGGGGTTGGAGGAACTGTCATGTGCCATGGCAAGGGCAGTACACGCGAGGTGACAAGGGACATCCCacaatcatgcttgaagcggttgcttcatatgatttgtggatctGGCATGCTTACTTTGGCCTTGTTGGTTCGAACAATGACATCAACGTCTTCAACGAATCAGATTTGTTCGACGATTTGCTTCAGGACAAGGCTCCTAAAGTAGAGTTTTCGGTAAATGGTAGCCAGTTTGGAAAAGGGATATTACATTATTACCTAGCAGATGGTATTTATCCTGAATGA